The following nucleotide sequence is from Borrelia coriaceae.
AATTCTGTTATCGATGATTTTTTTATAATTTCAGAGATTAGGCGATGTACTATTGGTGGTTTTGTTATACCTGTTTTAATGGGCACTAGTCTTAAAAATATTGGTATAGAACCTTTAATAGATGCGATTGTGGATTATCTTCCAGATCCTTTTGAGAAAAAAATCAATGCTTATTCTTTAAAAACAGATAGAAGTGTTTCAATTGATCTTGCAAATGAACAAAAGTTATCCGCGCTTGTGTTTAAGGTTCAATATTGTAGTGCAATTGCAGCGCATCTTTATTTTATTAGAGTATATTCAGGAACACTTAATTCATCTAAAAAAGTTGTGAGTATTGCAAAGAATAAGCGTGAAAAATTCACAAGGATTTTTCGTATTTTTTCAAATAAAAATGAGCCAATTGATGAACTTAAAGCAGGTGATATTGGAGCAGTTATCGGACTTAAACATTCTATAACGGGAGATACTCTTGTTGAAGAGGGCAATGAGATTATGCTTGAGTCTTTAGTATTTCCAGAGCCAGTTGTCTTAATATCTATTGAGCCAGAGAGAGCATCTGATGATGCTAGACTTAAAGAAGTTCTTGAAATCATTGCTAAAGAGGATCCTACGTTTAGTTATAAGGAAAGTAAAGAGACGGGGCAATTATTGGTGTCTGGAATGGGCGAACTACATCTTGAAATTATTATTATGAGAATTAGAGATGATTTTAAGCTTAATGTTTATACAGGTAAGCCCCAAGTGAGCTATAGAGAAAGTTTGAGTTTGACAGTTAATGATGTATTTGAATTTGTTAATGTGTTTGCGGGTAAGGAACTTAGTTTAAAAATTGGTATGATTGTTAGTCCTTTAGTAAGAGGTGAGGGCAATAAGATTGAGTTTGAGTGCAATGTTGAGCCTTTGTTTAAATCTGCAATATTAAAGGGTATTACTTCTTCCTTTTCGAGTGGCATTATTGGGTATCCTATTATTGATACGGGAGTTAAGATTATTTCATTAGATTATGATAGAGCTAAGGTTAATGAGTCTATTATTGAATCAATAACAGGTTTTGCTTTTAATGAATTTTTTAAAAAGGCAAATCCTATTAAGCTCGAGCCAATAATGATGTTAGAAATTAGAACGCCTATTGAGTATACAGGGGAGGTTATTTCTACATTGAATTTTGTTGGTGGCATTGTTCATTCCATTAGTAATATTGAGGACTATGAAATAATAAGAGCTGAAGCGGCTTTTGAAAAACTTTTCGGATATACTTCTATTTTAAGAAGCGCTACTAAGGGGCGGGGGGTGGTTACTATGGAATTTTCATATTTTAAAGAAAAGTGTGAGTGATCATTTTTAAAATGTTTGTAAATTAATTTGTGCGTAATTCCATGCATTTAAGCTATATGATTTATATTTGTTTGACGTTTTATTTCTTCTTATTGTTTTAAAGTTTTGCTAATGATTTTCTTTAATTGTTAGCTATTGAAGTTTATATTTTAATGATTTGTTGGATGATTTCCGTAGTTAATAAATATAAGATTTTTTTTGTTATTAAAAAAGATTTTTTTTGTCTTATAAGTGCTACTAGAATATTAAGGTGATTTTTTGATATTATGTCTTAATATTAATATTTTTTTATTTTAAAAATAAAGGAGGTTATGTTATGCAGGGTGAGAACATGGTTTCAATTAGAGGTGGTAATAGAAAAAAGATACTCCTTAGCTTAAAGAATATGCAATATTCAAGGACAGATTTAGCTCGTAAATTATCATTGACAAATGCGGCTATGACTATTCTTACTAATCATATGATCAAGGAGAATATTTTAGTTGAAGTTGGTTCAAAGGAATCAGGCATTAAAAAGCATGGGCGAAAAGAAATACTTCTTGATATTAATAAAGATTTTGCATATTCAATGGGAGTAATTATTTCAAGTAATTATTTTCAAATAGGAATTGCAAACCTTAAATGTGAGGTTTTAATAAGTGAGACTTATTCTTTTGAACCACCAGTTAGTGCTTATGAGATTTTGGAAAAAATTAAAGATCATATGATTGAGATTATTTGGAAACATAATTTTTCAAGGGATAAATTTATTGGTTTAGGATTTAGTATTACTGGTGTTATTAAGGATAAGGAATCTGGTATTGTTAATGATAGTCATGGTGCGTGGGTTGAAAAAGATGTTCCTGTGAAGGCTATATTAGAGGAGTATTTTTCACTTACAGTGTATCTTGAGAGTTATGTTAAGAACTTGTCTCTTGCTGAATTCATGGGTAAAAATGTGGATAACATTATGTTTTTCGATTATACAGATACAGCAGAACTTTCTATTTGGGCTGGTGGTAATGTTTATGCTGGATTTAATAATAAATCTGGTATGGTTAGTCATATGGTAATTGATTATGGGGGAGAGAAAAATTGCCCTACATGTGGGAATAAAGGTTGTGTTAATATGTTGATATCTAATTTTGCACTTCAGCGTTTGATTTCAAAGGAATTTATGAATGGAGAGATTCCTGAACTTTATGACAAATATGAGAGTAGACTTAAAAAAGTTACTATATATGATATTTTTGCTCTTCATGATAAGTATGATTTTATACATAAAATAATGGAAGATACAGTAAAATATTTAGCGATAGTTATTATTAATATTCAAAGGGTTCTTGATTTTAATTATTTAGTCCTTTATGGGCAAAGTTTTAAACTTAAGAGTTTTTTTGATCTATTAAAAAAAGAAATAAAAAGATTGAATAAGGAGAGCATAATATTAAAGCTTAGTTCTCTAGATACTGAAGTATCTGTTGTTGGGCCTGCTTCTAGTGTTATATTTAATAAATTTTATTTGACTGGTGGAGATATTGATTAATATTTTCTTTTTTTGTATTGTATACTTTATAGGATTTTTGACAAATGAAGGTGATTTTTAGTGTTTGAGAATTTAGGTGCAGGTTTTAGAGATTTTGTAAAGTATATCTCTGGGAAATCTGTGATAAATGAGAAAAATATTGAAGCAGCTGTTGACACCATTAAAAATGCCTTAATTGAAGCTGATGTTAATTTAAGGGTAGTAAGACGTTTTGTAAACTCTGTTGTCGAAGAGGCAAAAGGGATTAAAGTTTTAAGGGGTATTGATCCTAAGTCTCAATTTATTAAGATTGTTAATGATAAACTTATAAATTTTTTAGGTGATAAGCATTCTGAGCTTATTTTAAACC
It contains:
- the fusA gene encoding elongation factor G — its product is MEIRNIGIMAHIDAGKTTTTERIIYYTGRTHKIGDVDSGNTITDWMVQEQDRGITISSAAITCYWKNHQINIIDTPGHVDFTAEVERSLRVLDGGIVVFSAVDGIQAQTETVWRQASKYGIPRLAYVNKMDRVGANFFKVVEDIKNKFGIVPIILQIPIGSENSFEGVIDIIRNKELHFEFRDGKPIVIEDVVRDEFVENVKIFSENLIDSLSNFSEQLTKLFLENSVIDDFFIISEIRRCTIGGFVIPVLMGTSLKNIGIEPLIDAIVDYLPDPFEKKINAYSLKTDRSVSIDLANEQKLSALVFKVQYCSAIAAHLYFIRVYSGTLNSSKKVVSIAKNKREKFTRIFRIFSNKNEPIDELKAGDIGAVIGLKHSITGDTLVEEGNEIMLESLVFPEPVVLISIEPERASDDARLKEVLEIIAKEDPTFSYKESKETGQLLVSGMGELHLEIIIMRIRDDFKLNVYTGKPQVSYRESLSLTVNDVFEFVNVFAGKELSLKIGMIVSPLVRGEGNKIEFECNVEPLFKSAILKGITSSFSSGIIGYPIIDTGVKIISLDYDRAKVNESIIESITGFAFNEFFKKANPIKLEPIMMLEIRTPIEYTGEVISTLNFVGGIVHSISNIEDYEIIRAEAAFEKLFGYTSILRSATKGRGVVTMEFSYFKEKCE
- a CDS encoding ROK family protein; translation: MQGENMVSIRGGNRKKILLSLKNMQYSRTDLARKLSLTNAAMTILTNHMIKENILVEVGSKESGIKKHGRKEILLDINKDFAYSMGVIISSNYFQIGIANLKCEVLISETYSFEPPVSAYEILEKIKDHMIEIIWKHNFSRDKFIGLGFSITGVIKDKESGIVNDSHGAWVEKDVPVKAILEEYFSLTVYLESYVKNLSLAEFMGKNVDNIMFFDYTDTAELSIWAGGNVYAGFNNKSGMVSHMVIDYGGEKNCPTCGNKGCVNMLISNFALQRLISKEFMNGEIPELYDKYESRLKKVTIYDIFALHDKYDFIHKIMEDTVKYLAIVIINIQRVLDFNYLVLYGQSFKLKSFFDLLKKEIKRLNKESIILKLSSLDTEVSVVGPASSVIFNKFYLTGGDID